The DNA segment CAGCGCCACCACGCGTTCGCTGCCCAGTTGTTCGTTCAGCGCCAGCTGGGCGGCCTTCCAGGTCTGCTGCGCCTGGGTCTGCTTGGCGATGCCGGCTTCTGTGGCGCTGACCAGGCGGCTGCGTGCGTCCGCGCCGGCTCCCACGGTCAGCAAGCCAAGGGCCGCCAGCGGCTGGAGGTTGCGCGTCAGCGTGGAGGCATCCATCTGCATGCGCCGGGCCAGATCCCCCGGGCGTATAGGCCCGAGTTTGACCACATGGGACAGCAGCGAGTACTGCGTGATCTTCAAGCCCACGTCGGCGACAAAGCTGTCGTAGTGGCGCGTCACGATGCGGCTGAGCTGGCGCAGCTTGAGGTTGGTGCATCCCTGGGGCTTGATGGCGTTCTTCATTTGATATATTGTAGATACAACAGTTGCAATTGCAAGTTTAAGCAATCAAGGAGACCGTCATGACCATGGAACAGGTGATCGAACGCTGGCAGGTGGAGGAAGCTGCGGTACGCGCGCGTCTGGGGGAGGTGGGGACAGCGGCCCCCAGCGATGTGGCCCAGCGCTCAGGTATGGAAGTATTTGACGCCATCTTTGCCGGGGAACTGCCTCCGCCGCCCATTGGATTGACGCTGGATTTTGTGCCCATCCATGTGGCGCCAGGGGAGGCCGTGTTTCAGGGTAGCCCCAAGCGCCGCCACTACAACCCGCTGGGCACGGTGCATGGCGGTTGGTTTGCCACCTTGCTGGATTCTGCCGTGGGCTGCGCCATCCACGCGAGTTTGCCCGCAGGCAAGGCCTTCACCACGCTGGAGCTGAAGGTGAACATGGTGCGCGCACTGACCGATGGCGTGCCGCTGGTGCGGGCAGAAGGAAAGGTGATCCATGTGGGCCGCCAGGTGGCCACCGCAGAAGGGCGCATCGTGGGGCCCGATGGCAAGCTGTACGCGCATGCGACCACGACCTGCCTGATCTTTGACCATCCGGTTGGCAAGCAGCCGTCCTGAACTGCGCTCCAAGAGGGGGCTGCTGAAGGTGTGGACTAGAAAAAGCTGCCCGCCCAGTGGCACAAACGGCCTTGCGAGCCCGTACGCCGCGAAACGCGCCATCGACCGCTCCATGCTTATGGGGGGCGCCTGTTCAGGGCAGGCAACGTTCCACGCTGGTGTTGGTCGCTGCTGTTGTTGCTGCTCAGGCGCTGGAGCGGGAAGGACTCTGCCCAGCCAGCAGCCACCATCTACAGAACCCGCTGCTAGCACGGCTTGTGGACGGATGCAGCCGACGCCGTCGGCGGCCACCAGCGGACTGGGCGGCGATCGCCGGCGCAGGCGTGCACTCCACCAAAATGCGCAGCGGGCACTCTGCAGGCTGGCTACAGCGCGAGCAGATGCTCGCAATCCATCTCTGATTGGCTTGCTCCATAGCCTGCAACCCTGCCTGCCCTAGGCTTGGGGGAAGGATATGGGGGGCGTGGCGCTATGGCAATCTGCACTGCTCGCGCGTGCGGTTGCCCGTGGATAATGGAAACTCGAATAGAGCGGGTTGGACAGCGCGGGCAGCCTGGGGAACGACTCTGGGTGCAGAGGCCTTTTCAGTGGTCTGGACCCGGGCAGCTTGTTGTTTCTTTCCTGTATGCAAGAGATCATCTAGCCATCCATGAAATTCAGCCGCTTTCCCCTGACCTTGTGCCTGCTGGTGATGGCGGCGTCGCCAGCCAAGTCACAGACGGTTCACAACGCGATGAGCTTCGAGCAGGCCAGGGCGGCGTTCCTGGAACGGTCGGAGCAATTGGCTGCATCGATCAAGTCGGTGGACAGTGCCCGTTTGCGCCGGGAAGGCATGGAGGGGCTTGGCGGACCTTCGGTCTCCATCACCGGCATGGCGTATCGCTATTCGGCCAATGTCGACGTGGATCTGGATCCCGCACGGCGTGCGCTCGGTAACGGTATCTCGCTTTTGCCGCCCCAACTGGGCGGCGCGGTCGCGCAATTGCCCAGCCTGCCGAGCAACTACGATCTGCAGCGCAAGAGCAATGTAGGCTCGGCCAGCCTGGCCGCCGTCTGGCCTGTCTATATAGGGGGACTGGGCGACGCCGTACGCGGCGAACTGGATGCCATGACCGACGAAGCGGTTGCCGATGCGGCCAGCAGTCGTGCGCAGCTTCAGACCCTGCTGGTGCAGCGTTACTTCACGGCGCAACTGGCCGATCGGAATGCGTCTTTGCGCCGCCGCGCCCTGGAAGGCGTTCGGGCGCATGATGACGCGGCCCAGCGCATGCTCAAGGCCGGCGTTATTTCCCAGGTCGAACGCCTGCAAGCCAGTGCAGCCCTGGCCGACGCCCAGCAGCAGTCGCGCAAGGCCGATGACGATGCCCGGCTGGCACACAGTGCGCTGGCGCGGACGGTGCATGCCGGCGCTGCGGTGCGCCCCAGCTCCCCTTTGTTTGTCAGCAGTGAAGCCTTGCCGCCGCTGCTGCAGTTTCTGGATTCCGCACTGAACCATCACCCTGGGCTCAGCCAGGTCGCGGCCAAGCAGCGTCAGGCCGCTTCGCTGCACGATGCATCCGAGGCGCTGCGCAAGCCGCAGGTTCTGGCCTTTGGCCTGCGCGAGGTGAATACCACGGGCAAGCCCAGCTGGGTCGCGGGTGTGGCGGTGCGCTGGACGCTGTGGGACAGCATTGACCGCGACAAGCTTTCGGCGGCAGGCCTGCGCAAGGTGGAGCAGGCCGAGCTGATGGATGCCCAGGTGCGCTCCGACATCGGATTGCTGGTCGAGAAGAACTGGCTTGCCGTGGAACAGTCGCGCACCCAGTACCTGGCAGGACAGGCCCAGGAAAATCTGGCGCGTGAACTGCTTCGCCTGCGCCAGGCGGGCCTGAAAGAGGGCACCAGCACCACACTCGACCTGATTGATGCGCAGCTCAATCTTGCCAAGGTGCAGACGGAACGCGCCTTGGTGGCCAACCAGTATGTGCAGGCTCTGGCCGCCCTGCTGGAGAGCACGGGGCAGAGCGACGAATTCAGCCGCTACATGGCACGTGCCGACATTCAGATCACCGCAGACACACCATGAACACACCTGAACCTGCCTCTTCTGCCGCAAGCCCTGGCCCCATGGTCAGAAAGCCCAAGCGGCCGCCTGTTGCGGCGCTGCTTGCCGTGGCTGCGGTGCTGATCTTCATCGTCTGGGGGTTCTGGCAGTCTGCCCAGCCTGCTGCTCCATTCTTCCAGGGACAGATGGAGGCGCGTGAATCCGATATTGCAGCCAAGGTCACCGCGCGTATCTCCAAGGTGCATGTGACCGAGGGGCAGCGTATCCAGCCTGGCGATCTGCTGGTGGAAATGGACAGCCCGGAGGTGCAGGCCAAGCTGGCACAGGCCCAGGCTGCGCGTGATGCGGCCCAGGCCGTGGCCACCAAGGCCAGCAACGGTGCGCGTCCAGAGGAAGTGCAGATGGCGCGCCTGGGCTGGGAGCGTGCCCAGGCGGCGGCGAGTCTGGCCAAGACTTCGTACGACCGGGTGCAGAGCCTGTTCAACCAAGGCCTGGTTTCCGCCCAGAAACGCGACGAAGCGCTGACGAACTGGCGTGCTTCGGATGCGCAGGCACGCGCCGCCAAGGCCCAATACGACATGGCGGCCAGCGGCGCGCGTGCGGAAGACAAAAGCGCAGCGGCCGCGCAGGTGCGCCAGGTCGATGGTGTCATCGCGGAAGCCAAGGCCGCTGAAGCTGAAACCCAGTTGCGCAGCCCGGTGGGCGGAGAGGTGGCGAATGTGCTGGCCAAGCAGGGCGAGCTTTCGCCCCAGGGCGTTGCGGTGGTGACGGTGGTGGACCTGAGCGACCAGTGGCTGGTGCTCCATGTGCGGGAGGACCAGCTGCAGCGCTTTGCCATGAAAAGCCGCTTTACCGGTCGGTTGCCGGCGCTGGGAAACCGGCAGGCCGAGTTCGAGGTGAGCTTTCTCGGCGTACTGCCGGACTTTGCCACCTGGCGCACCACGCGTGGCAGCCAGGGTTTTGATGCGCGTACCTTCGAAGTGAGAGCCAAGCCGGTTCAGGTGATCGACGGTGCGCGCCCAGGCATGAGCGTGATCGTCGAAGGGGCTGCCGGAGCGGGTGCATGAGTGTGCTGACCGCCAGCTTGCGCCGTGAATGGGGCCGGCTGCGGGCGAGTCCCTGGGACTGGGCCATGGTCAGCTGGGTGCCCATGCTGGTGCTTGCGCTGATGTGCTGGATTTTTTCGGCGGGCCAGCCATATCGCCTGCCCATTGCCGTCTGGAGCGAAGACAGCTCTGCGCTGTCGCGCCAGCTGGTGCGCATGCTGCAGGCCACTCCCGGGCTGGAAGTGCGCCAGACCGTGCTCAACCGGGAAGAGGCAGCGGATGCGTTGCTACGCAGGGAGGTCTACGGGGTGGTCCATATTCCTCTGGATCTGGAGACCCATGTCAAGCAGGGGCGTGGCGGCGCGGTGACCTTGCTGCACAACGCACAGTTGGCCACGGCATCCAGTCTGCTGCAGCGTGACCTGAAGCAGGTGGTGGGCACGCTGTCGGCCGCTGTGGAGATGCAGACTTCGGCCAAGCGTGGAACGCCGCACCAGGTGCTGCAGGTGCAGATGGAGCCGATCAAGACCCAGTTGGTGGCGCTGTTCAATGTGTCCACCAATTACGAACAGTTTCTGGCTGCCGCCTTGATTCCTGCGCTCATCCATATTCTGGCGATGACGGCAGGCGCGTGGTCCGTGGGGCGGGAGCTGCGGGACCGTACGCTGGGGGACTGGCTGAGCCCGGATGGCCAACCTGCAAACGTCGCATCGGTGGCGGCCGCGCTGTTTGGAAAGCTGTTGCCGCCTGCGGTGCTGCTGTGGGGCAGCGGCATGGCGGCTTTGCTGTATCTGGCGCTGTTGAGAGGCTGGACCGTTGCCGGCAGCATGGCCTGGATTGCAGTGGGTCTTGCCGCGCTGGTTGCGGTGAGCCTGGCGTGTGGCGCGGCGTTGGCGGCCATCACCTTGTCGTTGCGTACGGCGCTTTCGGGGGCCGGCCTGTTGTCGGCGCCCGCATTCGCCTTCAGTGGCATGGGCTTTCCCTTGCTGGCGATGACGGGCAGTGCCCAAAGCTGGGCGCTGGCCATGCCCTACACCCATTACGCAAGGTTGCAGGTCGAGCAGTGGCAGATGGGCACGCCCGTGGTCCAGACGCTGCCCGTAGTGGCAGGCCTGCTGCTGGCGACGCTGCTGCTGTTTGCACTGGCCTCGGCGGGTTTGTCGCGCGGGCTGTGCAGGCCCGAGAAATGGGGAGGGCGCTGAGCCATGCCCCATCCCGATGTCGGTTTTCCCCGGTTGTGGCTGGACAGCCTGGTCCTCATGCTGCGCGACAAGGGCGCGCTTTTGCTGCTGGTGGGCGCGCCGATACTCTATGGTTTTTTCTATCCCTGGTTCTACAGCACCCAGGTGGTGCAGCAGGTGCCGGTCGCTCTGGTGGTGCATGACAACTCCGGCCTTGCCCGGCAAATGCTGCGGTTTGCCCAGGCCAGTCCACGGATTGATCTGAAACTGGTGACCTCCGATGAGGGCGAGGCCCGCGAGGCGGTGCTGCGCGGTGAGGTCATGGGCTATGCACTGCTGCCGCGTGATCTCAAACGCGATGTGCTGCGCCGCACGGATGTGGTGGTGCCGGTCTATGCCAACGGCGCTTATCCGCTGGTCAGCAAACAGGTGCAATACGGTTTTGCCGAGGCGTTTGGCACGGTGTCTGCCGGTGTCGAGATCAAGCGCTTGCAGGCTGGCGGTCAAAGCGCACCACAGGCGGCGGTGGGCCGCTCGCCGGTGAACTTGCAGACCGTGGCCCTGTTCAATCCCACAGAAGGCTATGGCAGCTTTGTTGTGGCAGCCGTGGCGGTGCTGATCCTGCAGCAGACGCTGCTGATGGGCAGTGCGCTGCTGGCAGGAACCTGGCGGGAGCAGGCGCTAGCGCATGTAGGCGCTCGCCAGTGGCTCGCACGGCTTCTGGCGCTGTGCGTGCCAGGCTGGCTGGCGGGGCTTTTCTATTTTGGCTGGATCTTTGTCTGGCAGGACTTCCCGCATGGCGGCAACCCATGGGGCGCTCTGGCGCTGCTGGCCTGTTTTGTGCCGGCGGTGGTGGGATGCGGCTGCCTGCTCGGCTGGTGGCTGGCGAACCGTGAGCGGGCGTTACAGGTGGTTCTTTTTACCTCGATTCCACTGGCTTTTCTGGGGGGCTTCACCTGGCCGGCCGAGGCCTTGCCTGAGCCGCTGCAGTGGTTGCGCTGGCTCTCGCCCAGCACGGCGGGAATTGAGG comes from the Comamonas terrigena NBRC 13299 genome and includes:
- a CDS encoding MarR family winged helix-turn-helix transcriptional regulator — its product is MKNAIKPQGCTNLKLRQLSRIVTRHYDSFVADVGLKITQYSLLSHVVKLGPIRPGDLARRMQMDASTLTRNLQPLAALGLLTVGAGADARSRLVSATEAGIAKQTQAQQTWKAAQLALNEQLGSERVVALHALLDSCIELLGDDEALDDAPAA
- a CDS encoding PaaI family thioesterase codes for the protein MTMEQVIERWQVEEAAVRARLGEVGTAAPSDVAQRSGMEVFDAIFAGELPPPPIGLTLDFVPIHVAPGEAVFQGSPKRRHYNPLGTVHGGWFATLLDSAVGCAIHASLPAGKAFTTLELKVNMVRALTDGVPLVRAEGKVIHVGRQVATAEGRIVGPDGKLYAHATTTCLIFDHPVGKQPS
- a CDS encoding TolC family protein, with the protein product MAASPAKSQTVHNAMSFEQARAAFLERSEQLAASIKSVDSARLRREGMEGLGGPSVSITGMAYRYSANVDVDLDPARRALGNGISLLPPQLGGAVAQLPSLPSNYDLQRKSNVGSASLAAVWPVYIGGLGDAVRGELDAMTDEAVADAASSRAQLQTLLVQRYFTAQLADRNASLRRRALEGVRAHDDAAQRMLKAGVISQVERLQASAALADAQQQSRKADDDARLAHSALARTVHAGAAVRPSSPLFVSSEALPPLLQFLDSALNHHPGLSQVAAKQRQAASLHDASEALRKPQVLAFGLREVNTTGKPSWVAGVAVRWTLWDSIDRDKLSAAGLRKVEQAELMDAQVRSDIGLLVEKNWLAVEQSRTQYLAGQAQENLARELLRLRQAGLKEGTSTTLDLIDAQLNLAKVQTERALVANQYVQALAALLESTGQSDEFSRYMARADIQITADTP
- a CDS encoding HlyD family secretion protein — its product is MNTPEPASSAASPGPMVRKPKRPPVAALLAVAAVLIFIVWGFWQSAQPAAPFFQGQMEARESDIAAKVTARISKVHVTEGQRIQPGDLLVEMDSPEVQAKLAQAQAARDAAQAVATKASNGARPEEVQMARLGWERAQAAASLAKTSYDRVQSLFNQGLVSAQKRDEALTNWRASDAQARAAKAQYDMAASGARAEDKSAAAAQVRQVDGVIAEAKAAEAETQLRSPVGGEVANVLAKQGELSPQGVAVVTVVDLSDQWLVLHVREDQLQRFAMKSRFTGRLPALGNRQAEFEVSFLGVLPDFATWRTTRGSQGFDARTFEVRAKPVQVIDGARPGMSVIVEGAAGAGA
- a CDS encoding ABC transporter permease, which produces MSVLTASLRREWGRLRASPWDWAMVSWVPMLVLALMCWIFSAGQPYRLPIAVWSEDSSALSRQLVRMLQATPGLEVRQTVLNREEAADALLRREVYGVVHIPLDLETHVKQGRGGAVTLLHNAQLATASSLLQRDLKQVVGTLSAAVEMQTSAKRGTPHQVLQVQMEPIKTQLVALFNVSTNYEQFLAAALIPALIHILAMTAGAWSVGRELRDRTLGDWLSPDGQPANVASVAAALFGKLLPPAVLLWGSGMAALLYLALLRGWTVAGSMAWIAVGLAALVAVSLACGAALAAITLSLRTALSGAGLLSAPAFAFSGMGFPLLAMTGSAQSWALAMPYTHYARLQVEQWQMGTPVVQTLPVVAGLLLATLLLFALASAGLSRGLCRPEKWGGR
- a CDS encoding ABC transporter permease, encoding MLRDKGALLLLVGAPILYGFFYPWFYSTQVVQQVPVALVVHDNSGLARQMLRFAQASPRIDLKLVTSDEGEAREAVLRGEVMGYALLPRDLKRDVLRRTDVVVPVYANGAYPLVSKQVQYGFAEAFGTVSAGVEIKRLQAGGQSAPQAAVGRSPVNLQTVALFNPTEGYGSFVVAAVAVLILQQTLLMGSALLAGTWREQALAHVGARQWLARLLALCVPGWLAGLFYFGWIFVWQDFPHGGNPWGALALLACFVPAVVGCGCLLGWWLANRERALQVVLFTSIPLAFLGGFTWPAEALPEPLQWLRWLSPSTAGIEASLRFNQLGAPLLSGVAQLAWLSSMALLSWLTVLWLGARRRKAAV